CTGCGAGGGGAAGAAAATGTAACTTGTCTTGGGAAagaaaaaatgagggagaaaagtggaGATAATGGTGTAATCGTCACATCTTCTTAAACCAACCAAATGCCAAGTCTAGAAAGTAAACATGTCCAACCTACAAACCTAGAAAACTGCCAAgtccagaaaataaaaaaaaaacaagcaatcaATTCACTATGCTCtagttattatgtgccttcaaatcatttctgacttatggcgacccgAAGGCAAATTTTATCATTGGGTATTCTGGAGCTGAGAATACCTAACTTggccaaagtcatccagtggacTTCCATAGCTGAATCCCGGTCTCCGGAGTTGCTGTACAACATTCAATTAATTTCATCACAGTGGCTATCTCTAAGCAATCTATTTAACACCAAGGAGCATTTGTTtagtatttgtattatattgtttagtatagaaaaaatatcatatgaaagctgacaggcacaacctggggatcacaaccagatacagtgaagacatctgcccttgcactttgctactctgctgctgagtatgcatgcccagtgtggaacacatctcaccatgctacaacagtggatgtggctcttaatgagacatgctgcattatcatggagtgtctgcgctctacaccactggagaaattccaCTGTtgagccagtattgcaccacctgaagtagcaaccagtagtgaaaggatcaaggcagtgacatctccggcccatcccctgtttggatattagccagcacaccagtgacttaaatcaagaaatagttttctaagatctacaaagacactcgctggaacacctcagcaagcgagagtccaaaagtggcaggctaaaacccagaacctcaattaatggctgataccaaatgagagactccctcctgggcacacagaaaactgggggatttggaaggcactaaacagactgcgctctggcaccatgaaatgcagagccagccttaagaaatggggccataaagtagagtccatgacatgagagtgtggagaagagcaaaccacagaccacctgctgcaatgcaacctgagccctgccacatacacaatggaggacctttcaatagcaacaccagaggcactctaagtggccagctactggtcaaaggacatttaatagaatgccaagtttttttaatgcaatacaaccgtTTGGTTtctttctgacacaataaataaatatatagtattTGCCATGATAAACACCTTACTGAGTAATATGATCTAATCTACCAGCTATGCCAAAGTATCCGTGAAGCTTTCTTAGGCCAACTTAGCTTGATCGGTGAACTTTTCCAAGTGCTTTGCAAAATGAGGCTTCTCAAGGGCCTGAGTTATGTTTCAGTGATGTGTTAAAACCACCACCAAGAAACACAGCTCAAAATTCAAATGAAGACAAGATGCTAGCTCTCCATCTATAGAAGCTGAAGAAAGCCAAGTTGGATATTTGGGAAAGGAGGCAACTGAAAGAGGTTGAAAAGCGAGGAAGCGAAGGAGGCAGCTAGAATATTAAGTGCAAAATATCACTTACCCAGTTCTCACAAACTGTCCCCAGTACCTCATAACTCTGTGGCTCAATGTTGTCTCAGCCTCTGGATCTGTCAAGTTGCTTCCTGCCAGAGACAATATGTTACCAACCATATAGGGTATCTCGGAACAATGGGTTGCCCCGATCCAGTCAGGGGCACCTGCGAAGGGAGGACGGTGAGTGAATATGTAGACAAAAACAGGGCTTCCTGCCTTTGCCATCTGGGTTGCCACTTCAGCCACAGAACAAACAAAGAGATGGTCCCCACTAGCTCTGATCATTGCATTGCGGTATCGCTCTTTTCCATTGTTCCCTAGGGTATAGATGAATGCTGCAGCCTGAATGGCACACGTAGAAGCCTTGGGTGCCACAAGCTGGAGTCCCTGCAGTAACTGCTTGTGACTGATCAGGCTCTCATTAGATAAGCTGAAACCGGGAGCATTATCCATGAGGAAGAGGGTGCCCTCCTCTGTGGTGAAGCCTGTCAAGATGGGTTTAAGCagaaattttctgtcttccaaAAGATTCTGAGGGTCATCTGGAAGAAACTCCCCATCTGTTGTTGGTACAAAAGTAGTTGTTATCAGGTTTCTTGGCTCAGTATCAGGTAGCTTCTGCATAACCTCAGCGGGATCCTTTCTCTGCAAGCAGTACACCACACCTTTGTCATCATTCTCAGCACAACCCAACATCTGCCCTAGATGTCTCCCTCTGGCCTTGGCCTTCTCAGGACTCACCCAGGCCCAGGGAGAAATGGCAGCCCCACTTTGTAATGTGGCCTGAGCAAAGACAGGTTGGCTCACTGGTGACAGAAGATGGAAACCGACTGATGCACTCCCAGCACTTTGACCCCCCAGGGTGATCCGAGTGGGATCTCCACCAAAGGAAGCGATGTTGTCCTTCAACCAATGCAATGCCAAGTGTTGGTCCCACAAACCAGCATTCCCTGGAGCACCTGGAGGCAGAGCTAGAAAACCCAGTGCACCCAGGCGGTAGTTCATAGAAGCCACAATGATGTTCTCAGTGGCAGCTAGGAGGCTTTTGTCATAAGAACCAGTACCCATGTAAAAAGCACCTCCATGGATCCAGACAAAGACAGCAGCTGGTCCTGAGGGCTGGGGATAAGGCACCCAGATGTTGAGGAAGAGACAGTCCTCAGACACTGGAGAGATGGGATCTGAGTCTAGCATCGGCTGATACCTGGTAGGATCAGAACTCTCTTGGTAGCAGGAATTGGCAAAGCTGGTGGCCTCCAGAATATGGCTCCAAGGCTGATGAGGACGAGGTTTCTGGAAACGCAGTTCTCCTACAGGAGGTTCAGCATACGGGATTCCAAGGAAAGCTGTCACCATCCCAGAGTCTGTCATGATGTGTTTGCCCTGGATTGGGCCACTGCTAGTGACCACCACATTATCTCCTTCAGAGGTAGACCCGGGATCCAGccagaggagaaggagcaggCAGAGAAATACTTGAGACATCACAGCAACTGGAAAAAAACGTTTCTCAGTTATTTAATGGCAAATCAAATATGCTGCATGATTTGGAGGTTCTGCACCAACAAGCATTTTTAGGCTACAGCTCCCATGTCATTGGGTCAGCAGATCAGTCTAAATTTTGGATAGCTTTAAAGGAGCTCTTCAAGATTGCATTTGGATGCCACACATACAACGGAGGGGATGAAAAGACTCACCTCGTATGTACAAAATGCAGAAGTGGGTCGGAAATTCACAGTTCAATCTGGAGAAGTGTGGAACACCTTGGCTTTGGCAATATCTAAGAGAAACAAACACCTAGTCAAGGGTTATATGCAGCGATATTTGCTCCTGAGTCAACAGTGTTTGTACTTGTGGAGAAGTCTTATCATGAGTGAGTTGGTAAGCCCCAAGAATGAAGGCCAAAGCCTACAAAAACAAATACTTCATATTATGATGCCAAATGGTATCATAACATGAAAGGAAGTCTCAGGTGCAAATGTGATCTCAGCTCCTAATTATGAAGTATGTAAAGTGTGTGTGGCAGTTagagtgctatcaaactgcattaattccatagtgtagatccACCTCTGGAATTCTAGCCACTCAGCTCAGAACGTGACACCCAATGGCCTTTTGCCATATTTTTTAAAGAGAATTTATTCTGGCAGTCATTTGGCTGGTGAAGGTGGAACCATTTATTGATTTCCTTCTGAATGATTTCCAACCAGTGGGAAGGGAGCATGAAATGATCAAGGCCATGTTCAGAACTGCTCCCACCTGCGTCTCAACTCCATTCTCCTTTTATCATTCATGGGATGACAAGCATGTGATAATGCTGTGAATTATAACTGCTGCTCTTTTGGGTAGTGGTCCATTAACTGGACAGAGGCCACCAGAGGTGCTAAAGAGGGAAGGATTGTCCAATTTATTGGTGTGGAGTTGAAGGAGAAAAGCAATTTCCCCAATTTTCGCTGGTTATACCCCTGCCCTTCCATATCACAAATGAAGGTTATTTTCACGATGGGGACATTGGTgagggaaataacaggaaaacaggggaaattgttttcctccttcaactcaccCTCCACCCTGATAAATGGGACAATCCTTTCTCTAGTGCCCCTGGTGATCTCCACCCGGATAATGGAGCAAAACCCTAGTTTGAAAGATCACCAAAATGCCCATGTCCCCTTAGTTGGCAAcctcttttatttatttgctagccatcccctgccacacattgctgtggccagatatgtgtatatgttctttatgtatatgtgtatatatgtgtgtttgcatatatgtgtgtggttttggacatgcattgtaatgtaattttttttgcttGTCAAGTCTCTtctcctgtgtttttcagtgtttttatgagcgatggtcactcactggcctgataggtgtcttgtgtccaaattttctgtcagttcatccagtggtttttgagttatgttaatcccacaaaccaacattacatttttatttatatagattgactgGGAAGCTATATTACAAGATCTAATATAATATCCAAAAAGAATTTCATGTGGAACACACACAAATGGGGGGTCCATGGATACCAGGGTGACTGATTGTAGGAGCCAGGGGTGAGGGTGGCTAGAAGTCATTGGGGTGAAGGGAAGTTAAGTCCtggggagaaaagaggaaagagccCCACTAAGGGTTGTGGGGACTATGGGGCCAAGCGGATACTAGGGCTGGCTGCCAGagatgggaaagagagagagagagagagagagagagagagactggaggCAAAAAGGCTACAGAAAATCAAGTAGAAGGATAACGCACCATGGTGCATGTTTATTGAAGGgtaatattgtaataatagtaattaaaaaGGGGAAGATTGTTGCTAAAAAGTATTGCTGAGCACTTGGTAActgctgctgggctcctccaATCCTTCGAAGGTTCATATTATCAATTTCAGTGGGTCTCTGGGTTCCCGCTTGCCGCAGCTCTCTTCACTGCAGCTCCAGAGAGGAATTTAGTTCATAATTTGACCCAGGTGGGGGTCGATCCTCGACATCAGAACTCCATTTCAGGACTGAAATTACAGAGAAGTGGCCTTGATGCTGCTGAGAAACATCTCTGACGTTTCATTGATTGCCAGAAATTCCACTGGTGGGAATTTCCTCCTTTTCGGAATCTGGAAAACAATTGCATAAGTTCAAAGAAGCAGGTCTGAGGAATGCAAATTGAATTTCAGTCTGCCAAAGCACTTTGATACCTAACTAaaaatcatggagttttcttgtcaCCACCTATACTAGCTCCAAAATTGACAAATCAGCAAGATAAAATCCCACCTGCTTTCCTTTGTCTTTTTGATTAAGAAGAGTTCGCTATCTGACTGactctgaggtcccttctacactgtcatataaaatccagattatctgctttgatctggattatatggcactgtagaaccAATCACTGTGTGATGATAACAGGCTATAAGCACTGGACTCCTACCAAACTAAGAAAACAGGTTCTTTCTGCAGAATGTTTATGGGATGATATCAAGTGCCTTCACCATCAAGGTGGGAGCTGTGGgtaaatccttgtgccagttgAGCTGCTgatctgaagacctgaaggtcagcagttcaaatccagggagggggTGAGCTTCCGTCCGTCAGTCTCAGCTTCCTacgtggggatatgagagaagcttcccacaggatggtaccaaatctgggtgttccctgggcaaagtCTTTGTAGACAACtgatgctctcacaccagaagtgacttgcaatataTTCTCAATTGACTTCTGACACgattttaaaaaaccatcaaGGTAGTTTCTATTGCTTCACCGTTTTTTCCCTCTCAACTCTTCATTTGTTATTTTCTTGAGTCAATCAAGGGCATATGAGATACCTTGCTTCAGTGCCCTCAATCCCTAATGTTTCTGCTTATTTTTTTTCCATCACCCAGTGTTTAGGAGAGAGTTTCTAATAACATCTTGGTCTGTTGTCCATCCATCTCAGCATCTCATCAGCCTTGTTGCTATACAACTGAAATCCTCACCATTTGTCATCTGAGATTATTACTCCAACATAAGTTTCAGAGTCATGGCAAGTGTCTACTGCATTTTTCCAATTAGTAAACAGAACAAGTCCAAAAGCAAGATATTTTTCATGTTCTTGAAACTGGTAAATATATCAGTTATCAGTAAATGGAGATATCAAAAGAAGAAGCCAGTAGGGAAATCAAGGAATAATTCAGTTTGAAGTTTAGAGTTTCTTAATTTCACTGCTAAATCCAGCCATTACATCCCACTCTGCCTGTTTGACACAGAAATGTGAGGTCTCCAATCATGCCCAGGCTTTCTGAAGATAATTTCCTCATTTTCCTAGCATCCCCAGGTACTTATTTGGCATCTTCCTGTCCCTTTTCTCCTGTCTCCCCCATTATTATTAGGGATAGTGTACCAGCCTAGTGTTGACAAATAGGAGTAGCATAGTGACTAATCTCTTCCCTTTGTCCAGTCATTAATATCCATAATGATCCATATCCAACAAAGACCTTTCTTTGTTCATTTGTAATTACTTCATTTTGCTCTAGCAAACTGTATAGAATAACCTTCCAGTTTGTAAGATTGGGCCTGTGAAAA
This genomic interval from Anolis sagrei isolate rAnoSag1 chromosome 2, rAnoSag1.mat, whole genome shotgun sequence contains the following:
- the LOC132765162 gene encoding cholinesterase-like; its protein translation is MSQVFLCLLLLLWLDPGSTSEGDNVVVTSSGPIQGKHIMTDSGMVTAFLGIPYAEPPVGELRFQKPRPHQPWSHILEATSFANSCYQESSDPTRYQPMLDSDPISPVSEDCLFLNIWVPYPQPSGPAAVFVWIHGGAFYMGTGSYDKSLLAATENIIVASMNYRLGALGFLALPPGAPGNAGLWDQHLALHWLKDNIASFGGDPTRITLGGQSAGSASVGFHLLSPVSQPVFAQATLQSGAAISPWAWVSPEKAKARGRHLGQMLGCAENDDKGVVYCLQRKDPAEVMQKLPDTEPRNLITTTFVPTTDGEFLPDDPQNLLEDRKFLLKPILTGFTTEEGTLFLMDNAPGFSLSNESLISHKQLLQGLQLVAPKASTCAIQAAAFIYTLGNNGKERYRNAMIRASGDHLFVCSVAEVATQMAKAGSPVFVYIFTHRPPFAGAPDWIGATHCSEIPYMVGNILSLAGSNLTDPEAETTLSHRVMRYWGQFVRTGSPNEENAQEWPIFTGHNFFHIDIEGSQAKEMSPTLYCGIWDWLEPRGSEMEDIRTSHISGNQ